One segment of Haloplanus natans DSM 17983 DNA contains the following:
- a CDS encoding YqjF family protein gives MVLPLEMGWRYLLFENWPVDPVVMDAHLPEGLAPDTHDGSAWLSVVPFTNVAVRPKGLPDAVGVRLPELNLRTYVRRDGVPSVYFFSLDAQGVASVIGARLFHHLPYYYARISLTGADGHVRFESRRRHPGERPAHYEATYRPTGDPFTAPEDPLAAFLVERYRFYTQAQDGSIRYTDVAHEPWTLYPAVAEVGTNTLLAAHGFARPDGEPVYYYSPGLDVVASLSKRAE, from the coding sequence ATGGTCCTCCCGCTGGAGATGGGGTGGCGGTATCTGCTGTTCGAGAACTGGCCGGTCGATCCGGTCGTGATGGACGCCCACCTCCCCGAGGGGCTGGCTCCCGATACGCACGACGGATCGGCGTGGCTCTCGGTCGTTCCGTTCACCAACGTCGCCGTCCGGCCGAAGGGCCTTCCCGACGCAGTCGGGGTTCGGTTGCCCGAACTGAACCTCCGGACGTACGTGAGACGCGACGGCGTCCCCAGCGTCTACTTCTTTAGCCTCGATGCGCAGGGAGTAGCGAGCGTGATCGGTGCGCGCCTCTTCCATCACCTCCCGTACTACTACGCGCGCATCTCGCTGACGGGGGCGGACGGTCACGTCCGATTCGAGAGTCGGCGGCGACATCCGGGCGAGCGGCCCGCACACTACGAGGCGACGTACCGACCGACCGGCGACCCGTTCACGGCGCCCGAGGACCCCCTCGCGGCGTTTCTCGTCGAGCGGTATCGGTTCTACACGCAGGCACAGGACGGGTCGATCCGCTATACGGACGTGGCCCACGAACCGTGGACGCTGTATCCCGCCGTCGCGGAGGTAGGGACGAACACGCTCCTCGCGGCCCACGGCTTCGCGCGACCCGACGGGGAGCCGGTGTACTACTACAGCCCGGGGCTGGATGTCGTCGCGTCGCTGAGCAAGCGGGCGGAGTGA
- a CDS encoding aspartate kinase: MRVVAKFGGTSLGSGDRIERAADTVAKAVEAGHEVAIVASAMGSTTDELLEEITFEADDADRAEIVSMGERTSVRMLKAALRSRGVEATFLEPGSEAWPIITDEYGEVDAEETLKRAQALAADLDHVVPVITGFLAQTLDGTVTTLGRGGSDTTAVMLGKFMDADEVVIVTDVEGVMTGDPRVVEGARNVGHITVDELRNLSFRGAEVVAPSALSYKDEDLSVRVVHYQHGDLLTGGTKIEGQFQNLIDMQDEPLACITVAGRALRNRPGILADLAQALRSEDINIDAVASGMDSVTFYVNEDLAEDAEYILHEQVVDDETLSSVTVESNYAVIRVTGGELPNRPGIILDIVQPVSEAGINIHDLITSATSVAIFVSWDDRERTLEIVQEQTL; the protein is encoded by the coding sequence ATGCGCGTAGTCGCGAAGTTCGGCGGCACGTCGCTCGGGAGTGGCGACCGGATCGAGCGCGCGGCCGACACCGTCGCCAAGGCGGTCGAAGCGGGCCACGAAGTCGCCATCGTCGCCAGCGCGATGGGGTCGACCACCGACGAACTCTTAGAGGAAATCACCTTCGAGGCGGACGACGCCGACCGCGCCGAAATCGTCAGCATGGGCGAGCGGACCAGCGTCCGGATGCTGAAGGCGGCGCTTCGCTCCCGCGGTGTCGAGGCCACCTTCCTCGAACCCGGCAGCGAGGCGTGGCCGATCATCACCGACGAGTACGGCGAGGTGGACGCCGAGGAGACGCTGAAACGCGCGCAAGCGCTCGCCGCGGACCTCGATCACGTCGTCCCCGTCATCACGGGCTTTCTCGCCCAGACCCTCGATGGCACGGTGACGACGCTCGGTCGCGGCGGCAGCGACACCACCGCCGTCATGCTCGGGAAGTTCATGGACGCCGACGAAGTCGTCATCGTCACCGACGTCGAAGGGGTGATGACCGGCGACCCCCGGGTCGTCGAGGGCGCCCGCAACGTCGGCCACATCACCGTCGACGAACTCCGGAACCTCTCCTTTCGTGGCGCCGAGGTGGTCGCACCCAGCGCCCTCTCGTACAAAGACGAGGATCTGTCGGTTCGGGTCGTCCACTACCAGCATGGCGACCTGCTGACCGGCGGGACGAAAATCGAGGGGCAGTTCCAGAACCTCATCGATATGCAGGACGAACCCCTCGCCTGCATCACCGTCGCCGGCCGCGCCCTGCGGAACCGGCCGGGCATCCTCGCCGACCTCGCGCAGGCGCTCCGGAGCGAGGACATCAACATCGACGCCGTCGCCAGCGGCATGGACTCGGTCACCTTCTACGTCAACGAGGATCTGGCCGAGGACGCCGAGTATATCCTCCACGAACAGGTGGTCGACGACGAGACGCTTTCCTCCGTGACCGTCGAGAGCAACTACGCCGTCATCCGGGTGACCGGCGGCGAACTCCCCAACCGCCCCGGCATCATCCTCGACATCGTCCAGCCCGTCTCCGAGGCCGGCATCAACATCCACGACCTCATCACCTCCGCCACCTCCGTCGCCATCTTCGTCAGCTGGGACGACCGCGAGCGGACGCTCGAAATCGTCCAAGAACAGACGCTCTGA
- a CDS encoding DNA-directed DNA polymerase II small subunit, with protein MPLETPARIVRELARRGYNAEREAVTLLAGASNPAAALDAAVETAPDDALRLTAAHVRATFDAGTDAPAAATPADASTDDATTEDSPDATTQHPSVSTPATPTQPGTSDADVPVETKGSRTDENGESAPATTTPISDGDDPADADPPARDVSVAGDITGRSTGTGEYGDFVSVFRDRYETLSGKLRGRVNHRPASAVADMPGGSDAAMIGLVNDVRSSANGHWIVELEDTTGTFPCLITKDRDIAGLVDELLLDECIAVEGTLSDDAGIVFVDALHFPDVPRTYSPSTADRPVQAALVSDVHVGSQEFMADAWGRFADWLHTDEAAAVEYLLIAGDMVEGVGVYPNQDEELDIVDIYDQYDRFSEHLKEVPGDLKIVMIPGNHDAVRLAEPQPGFDEELREIMSAHDPRIVGNPSTVTIEGVSVLMYHGVSLDEVIAELPEEKASYDHPHRAMYQLLKKRHVAPKYGGHMRLAPEDRDYLVLDDVPDVFHTGHVHKLGYGKYHNVLAVNSGCWQAQTEFQKSVNIDPDAGFAPIVDLDTLDLTVRKFA; from the coding sequence GTGCCTCTGGAGACGCCCGCGCGCATCGTTCGCGAACTCGCCCGCCGCGGTTACAACGCCGAACGTGAGGCCGTGACCCTCCTCGCGGGCGCCTCGAACCCGGCGGCTGCCCTCGACGCTGCCGTCGAGACGGCGCCGGACGACGCCCTCCGTCTCACCGCGGCCCACGTCCGCGCGACGTTCGATGCGGGGACGGACGCCCCGGCCGCAGCCACGCCCGCCGACGCGTCAACCGATGACGCCACCACGGAGGACTCCCCCGACGCCACGACCCAACACCCCTCCGTTTCGACTCCAGCCACTCCGACGCAGCCCGGCACTTCGGACGCCGACGTTCCAGTTGAAACGAAGGGGTCTCGCACGGACGAGAACGGGGAGTCGGCCCCGGCCACGACGACCCCGATTTCGGACGGCGACGACCCGGCGGACGCCGACCCCCCCGCCCGCGACGTCTCCGTCGCGGGCGACATCACTGGCCGCAGTACCGGAACCGGCGAGTACGGCGACTTCGTCTCCGTCTTCCGGGACCGGTACGAGACGCTCTCGGGCAAACTCCGTGGCCGGGTGAACCACCGGCCCGCGTCGGCCGTCGCCGACATGCCCGGCGGGAGCGACGCCGCGATGATCGGCCTCGTCAACGACGTGCGCTCCTCGGCCAACGGTCACTGGATCGTCGAACTCGAGGACACGACCGGCACGTTCCCCTGTCTGATCACGAAGGATCGCGACATCGCCGGCCTCGTCGACGAACTCCTGTTGGACGAGTGTATCGCCGTCGAGGGCACCCTCTCCGACGACGCGGGCATCGTCTTCGTCGACGCCCTCCACTTCCCGGACGTGCCGCGGACGTACTCGCCTTCGACCGCCGACCGACCGGTTCAGGCGGCGCTCGTCTCCGACGTGCACGTCGGCAGTCAGGAGTTCATGGCCGACGCCTGGGGTCGCTTCGCCGACTGGCTCCACACCGACGAGGCCGCCGCCGTCGAGTATCTCCTGATCGCCGGCGACATGGTCGAGGGCGTCGGCGTCTACCCCAACCAGGACGAGGAACTCGACATCGTCGACATCTACGACCAGTACGACCGCTTCTCGGAGCATCTGAAGGAGGTGCCCGGCGACCTGAAGATCGTGATGATCCCCGGTAACCACGACGCGGTACGGCTCGCCGAACCGCAGCCGGGCTTCGACGAGGAACTCCGGGAGATCATGTCCGCCCACGACCCGCGTATCGTCGGCAACCCATCCACGGTCACCATCGAGGGCGTCTCCGTCTTGATGTACCACGGCGTCTCCCTCGACGAGGTGATCGCCGAACTCCCCGAGGAGAAGGCGAGCTACGACCACCCACACCGGGCGATGTATCAGCTCCTGAAGAAACGCCACGTCGCCCCGAAATACGGCGGGCACATGCGCCTCGCTCCGGAGGACCGGGACTACCTCGTCCTCGACGACGTGCCCGACGTCTTCCATACGGGTCACGTGCACAAACTCGGTTACGGCAAGTACCACAACGTCCTCGCGGTCAACAGCGGTTGCTGGCAGGCCCAGACCGAATTCCAGAAGAGCGTCAACATCGATCCCGACGCGGGCTTTGCGCCCATCGTCGACCTCGACACCCTCGATCTGACCGTCCGGAAGTTCGCCTAG
- a CDS encoding S26 family signal peptidase, with protein sequence MSADDGPRPPDTDDGRGSTGPVRRILTATNGPLLVVRETALSVGAVAVIGVLLFAISGVWPPMVAVESGSMEPHMQKGDLVFITDAGRFAPDAAHGDTGVVPRDVARDVGYWKFGAHGSVIVYDNPRDAGPPVIHRAQFWVADGENWYDRADPDHVSASDCEEMPNCPAPHAGFVTKGDANGEYDQVNGISDPVKPGWIVGVARVRIPYLGWVRLGVSGVVLDTTSEMETDGAVERVAVDGATVATAAA encoded by the coding sequence ATGAGCGCCGACGACGGCCCGCGGCCGCCGGACACCGACGACGGCCGGGGGTCGACGGGACCGGTGAGACGGATACTGACGGCGACGAACGGCCCGCTCCTGGTGGTGCGCGAGACGGCGTTGAGCGTCGGCGCCGTCGCCGTCATCGGGGTACTTCTCTTTGCCATCAGCGGTGTCTGGCCGCCGATGGTCGCCGTGGAGAGCGGGAGCATGGAGCCACATATGCAGAAAGGCGACCTGGTCTTCATCACCGACGCCGGTCGGTTCGCCCCCGACGCCGCCCATGGGGACACCGGCGTCGTCCCCCGGGACGTGGCCCGCGACGTGGGCTACTGGAAGTTCGGCGCACACGGTTCGGTCATCGTCTACGACAACCCCCGCGACGCCGGCCCACCGGTGATCCACCGCGCACAGTTCTGGGTCGCGGACGGGGAGAACTGGTACGACCGGGCCGACCCCGACCACGTGAGCGCGAGCGACTGCGAGGAGATGCCCAACTGCCCGGCGCCACACGCGGGATTCGTGACCAAAGGCGACGCCAACGGGGAGTACGATCAGGTCAACGGCATCAGCGACCCCGTCAAACCCGGCTGGATCGTCGGCGTCGCGCGCGTCAGAATCCCGTATCTGGGCTGGGTCCGACTCGGCGTCTCGGGGGTCGTCCTCGATACGACCTCCGAGATGGAGACGGACGGAGCCGTCGAACGGGTGGCTGTCGACGGGGCGACCGTCGCGACGGCGGCGGCGTAG
- a CDS encoding Cdc6/Cdc18 family protein, whose amino-acid sequence MDSDDTPPDDYADDEETDLHDAPARDRTTDISRDVDIDDVLDDDEDADSQGLFDDLLSGEPIFENKEVLRPSYTPHELPHRNEQINQMATILVSALRGDTPSNILIYGKTGTGKTASAKFVSKELESTSQKYDVPCEVEYINCEVTDTQYRVLAQLANKFIEKNRAVIENRVDELTDLRSAVTDGGSALADAQFDSLDALDDRIETLETDREEMEPVPMTGWPTDRVYSSFFEAVDYHERVVVIMLDEIDKLVEKSGDDTLYNLSRMNSELDNSRISIMGISNDLKFTDFLDPRVKSSLGEEEIVFPPYDANQLRDILQHRADVAFKSGALTEDVIPLCAAFAAQEHGDARRALDLLRTAGELAERGQADTVEEEHVRKAQDKIELDRVVEVVRTLPTQSKIVLFAIILLEKNGVHNINTGEVYNIYKRLCEEIDADVLTQRRVTDLISELDMLGIVNAVVVSKGRYGRTKEISLSVPVEETEAVLLSDSRLGDIENAQPFVQARFDN is encoded by the coding sequence ATGGATTCGGACGACACACCGCCAGACGACTACGCCGACGACGAGGAGACGGATCTCCACGATGCCCCCGCACGTGATCGGACGACCGACATCTCGCGCGATGTCGACATCGACGACGTTCTCGACGACGACGAGGACGCGGACAGCCAGGGGTTGTTCGACGACCTCCTCTCGGGGGAGCCGATCTTCGAGAACAAGGAGGTTCTGCGGCCGTCCTACACCCCGCACGAACTCCCTCATCGGAACGAGCAGATCAACCAGATGGCGACTATCCTCGTCTCGGCGCTCCGGGGCGATACGCCGTCGAACATCCTCATCTACGGGAAGACGGGGACAGGCAAGACGGCGAGCGCGAAGTTCGTCAGCAAGGAACTCGAATCCACTTCCCAGAAGTACGACGTCCCCTGTGAGGTCGAGTACATCAACTGCGAAGTAACCGACACGCAGTATCGCGTGCTGGCCCAGCTCGCGAACAAGTTCATCGAGAAGAATCGGGCCGTCATCGAGAACCGCGTCGACGAACTGACCGATCTACGGTCGGCGGTCACCGACGGCGGCTCGGCCCTGGCCGACGCCCAGTTCGACTCCCTCGATGCCCTCGACGACCGGATCGAGACGCTCGAGACGGACCGCGAGGAGATGGAACCCGTCCCGATGACGGGGTGGCCGACCGATCGCGTCTACAGTTCCTTCTTCGAGGCGGTCGACTACCACGAACGCGTCGTCGTCATCATGCTCGACGAAATCGACAAACTCGTGGAGAAATCCGGCGACGACACCCTCTACAACCTCTCGCGGATGAACTCCGAACTCGACAACTCCCGTATCTCGATCATGGGCATCTCGAACGACCTGAAGTTCACCGACTTCCTCGATCCCCGCGTCAAATCGAGCCTCGGCGAGGAGGAAATCGTCTTCCCGCCCTACGATGCCAACCAACTACGGGACATCCTCCAGCACCGCGCCGACGTGGCGTTCAAAAGCGGCGCGCTCACCGAGGACGTCATCCCTCTCTGTGCCGCCTTCGCGGCGCAGGAACACGGCGACGCCCGGCGTGCCCTCGACCTCCTCCGCACCGCCGGCGAACTCGCCGAACGCGGGCAGGCCGACACCGTCGAGGAGGAACACGTCCGGAAGGCCCAGGACAAGATCGAACTCGATCGAGTGGTCGAGGTGGTTCGCACCCTCCCGACCCAGTCGAAAATCGTCCTCTTTGCGATCATCCTCCTCGAAAAGAACGGCGTCCACAACATCAACACCGGCGAGGTGTACAACATCTACAAGCGCCTGTGCGAGGAGATCGACGCCGACGTGCTCACACAGCGTCGGGTCACCGACCTCATCTCCGAACTCGACATGCTCGGCATCGTCAACGCCGTCGTCGTCTCGAAGGGCCGGTACGGTCGCACGAAGGAGATCAGCCTCTCGGTGCCCGTCGAGGAGACCGAGGCCGTCCTGCTCTCCGACTCCCGCCTCGGCGACATCGAGAACGCCCAGCCGTTCGTGCAGGCACGCTTCGATAACTGA
- a CDS encoding Era-like GTP-binding protein, which produces MGLLTGLRDSIARVTERLFSASDPKRIGIYGPPNAGKTTLANRIARDWTGDAIGPESHVPHETRRARRKENVEIERNGRTVTIDIVDTPGVTTKVDYKEFLEHDIDEEDAVRRSREATEGVAEAMHWLREDVDGVIYVLDSTEDPFTQVNTMLIGIIESQDLPVLILANKTDLDDSNVKRIEDAFPQHRTIPLSALEGDNMDEVYDRIAEYFG; this is translated from the coding sequence ATGGGACTGCTCACAGGACTCAGAGACAGCATCGCACGAGTTACAGAACGACTGTTCTCGGCCAGCGATCCCAAGCGGATCGGGATCTATGGCCCGCCGAACGCCGGGAAGACCACGCTCGCGAACCGTATCGCTCGCGACTGGACCGGCGACGCCATCGGCCCCGAGAGCCACGTCCCCCACGAGACCCGGCGGGCGCGGCGCAAGGAGAACGTCGAAATCGAGCGGAACGGCCGAACCGTCACCATCGACATCGTCGACACGCCGGGCGTGACGACGAAAGTCGACTACAAGGAGTTCCTCGAACACGACATCGACGAGGAAGACGCGGTCCGTCGTTCCCGCGAGGCGACGGAGGGGGTCGCCGAGGCGATGCACTGGCTTCGCGAGGATGTCGACGGCGTCATCTACGTCCTCGACAGCACCGAAGATCCGTTCACGCAGGTCAACACGATGCTCATCGGGATTATCGAGAGCCAGGACCTCCCGGTTCTCATCCTCGCGAACAAGACCGACCTCGACGACTCGAACGTCAAACGCATCGAGGACGCCTTCCCCCAGCACCGGACGATTCCGCTGTCGGCGCTCGAAGGCGACAACATGGACGAAGTGTACGACCGGATCGCGGAGTACTTCGGGTGA
- a CDS encoding DUF2073 domain-containing protein, producing MPEATPTDPDGVQIDLISGARMEGMASMEKIRLILDGVRDGNIVILEEGLSPDEESKLIEVTMTEISPDEFNGIEIETYPRSETADRSFLDRLMGRESTKKLTVIGPANQIQTLHKDENLISALVSRK from the coding sequence ATGCCTGAAGCCACTCCAACGGACCCCGACGGCGTCCAGATCGACCTCATCAGCGGCGCCCGGATGGAGGGGATGGCGAGCATGGAGAAGATCCGGCTCATCCTCGACGGCGTCCGCGACGGCAACATCGTCATCCTCGAGGAGGGGCTCTCACCCGACGAGGAGTCGAAACTTATCGAGGTGACGATGACCGAAATCAGCCCAGACGAGTTCAACGGCATCGAAATCGAGACGTACCCCCGATCGGAGACGGCCGACCGGAGCTTCCTCGACCGGCTGATGGGTCGGGAGTCGACGAAGAAACTCACCGTCATCGGCCCGGCCAACCAGATCCAGACGCTCCACAAGGACGAAAACCTCATCAGCGCGCTCGTCTCGCGCAAGTAG
- a CDS encoding OapC/ArvC family zinc-ribbon domain-containing protein: MPHQCTNCERVFPDGSKEMLSGCPDCGGNKFQFKPDSSTPSPTLGDDGSDAPSPRTNDGPDAPSSPPADGARTPNGSSVSDDRTTTDDPSTPNAQGSVSPSTTGTRGDTDADYIEAESDPSALEEDTAQADARRDVVTRDELDDAASPPPSADDAARAIPPDSDDPADAPGLDDLRAELNDQFESIKIVEPGQYELNLMELYDRQECIISLQEDGHYVIEVVDTWRDGEP; this comes from the coding sequence ATGCCCCACCAGTGCACGAACTGTGAGCGGGTCTTTCCGGACGGCTCCAAGGAGATGCTCTCCGGCTGCCCCGACTGCGGCGGCAACAAGTTCCAGTTCAAGCCGGATTCGTCGACCCCGTCGCCGACGCTCGGGGACGACGGGTCGGACGCCCCATCTCCACGCACGAACGATGGGCCGGACGCCCCGTCTTCGCCTCCAGCCGACGGCGCTCGGACACCGAACGGCTCGTCCGTGTCCGACGACCGGACGACTACCGACGATCCGTCCACCCCCAACGCCCAGGGAAGCGTGTCCCCGTCAACGACGGGGACGAGAGGCGACACCGACGCCGACTACATCGAAGCCGAGTCGGATCCGAGCGCCCTCGAGGAGGATACGGCACAGGCCGACGCCCGCCGCGACGTGGTGACCCGCGACGAACTCGACGACGCGGCGTCGCCACCGCCGTCCGCCGACGACGCCGCCCGCGCGATTCCACCGGACTCCGACGACCCGGCCGACGCCCCCGGGTTGGACGATCTCCGGGCCGAACTGAACGACCAGTTCGAGAGCATCAAAATCGTCGAACCCGGCCAGTACGAACTCAACCTGATGGAACTGTACGACCGACAGGAGTGTATCATCTCGCTCCAGGAGGACGGCCACTACGTCATCGAAGTCGTCGACACGTGGCGCGACGGCGAGCCGTAA
- a CDS encoding DUF7089 family protein encodes MFERRSLSEELAAVRSAHAPAAIVLDVDSDFETLPPGAAEDLGLLVDAFDPATYPDEWVPDDAPRPLHRYAGPEFTIGLPGDGTVAWTRQTDPPIVFCKARAAGTPDAFLDFLIAEALVQIGLDAPESFLPFFGDRYPDLRAAVALDPASAYQIAAALYDGWLGLQTRPIFEGWADDRPGLHDAWVDAGDRLRDRVDGLPGAIARGETDFADATELACAAIKHGLDLPAPFVALDTTAYIDYGADYAVRWTAKTFETDD; translated from the coding sequence ATGTTCGAGCGTCGGTCGCTCTCCGAGGAGTTGGCGGCCGTTCGTAGCGCCCACGCCCCCGCCGCTATCGTCCTCGACGTCGACAGCGATTTCGAGACGCTCCCGCCCGGGGCCGCCGAGGACCTCGGCCTTCTAGTCGACGCCTTCGATCCGGCGACCTATCCGGACGAGTGGGTGCCGGACGACGCGCCCCGGCCCCTCCATCGGTACGCCGGCCCGGAGTTCACCATCGGACTCCCCGGCGACGGAACCGTCGCGTGGACGCGCCAGACCGACCCACCGATCGTCTTCTGTAAGGCCCGTGCGGCGGGGACGCCCGACGCCTTCCTCGACTTTCTGATCGCCGAAGCGCTCGTTCAGATCGGTCTCGACGCCCCCGAGTCGTTTCTCCCCTTCTTCGGCGACCGCTACCCCGACCTCCGGGCGGCGGTGGCGCTCGATCCGGCCTCGGCCTACCAGATTGCCGCCGCGCTGTACGACGGGTGGCTTGGCCTCCAGACCCGGCCGATCTTCGAGGGTTGGGCCGACGACCGCCCCGGCCTCCACGACGCGTGGGTCGACGCCGGCGACCGCCTCCGTGACCGCGTCGACGGGCTTCCCGGCGCCATCGCTCGCGGTGAGACCGACTTCGCCGACGCGACCGAACTCGCCTGTGCGGCGATCAAACACGGACTCGACCTCCCGGCGCCCTTCGTGGCGCTCGATACGACGGCGTACATCGACTACGGTGCCGACTACGCGGTTCGCTGGACGGCCAAGACGTTCGAGACGGACGACTAG